One Globicephala melas chromosome 6, mGloMel1.2, whole genome shotgun sequence genomic window carries:
- the EXOSC3 gene encoding exosome complex component RRP40 — translation MAEAAAVVAAYRARAARAVLEQVVLPGEELLLPGQEDGEGPGSAGERPLRLNAGARSRGRVVCGPGLRRCGDRLLVTKCGRLRHKEPGSGNGGGVYWVDSQQKRYVPVKGDHVIGIVTAKSGDIFKVDVGGSEPASLSYLSFEGATKRNRPNVQVGDLIYGQFVVANKDMEPEMVCIDSCGRANGMGVIGQDGLLFKVTLGLIRRLLAPDCEILQEVGKLYPLEIVFGMNGRIWVKAKTIQQTLILANVLEACEHMTADQRKQIFSRLAES, via the exons ATGGCCGAGGCGGCGGCTGTTGTTGCGGCCTACAGGGCTCGGGCGGCACGTGCGGTGCTAGAGCAGGTGGTGCTCCCGGGTGAGGAGCTGCTGCTCCCTGGACAGGAGGACGGAGAAGGCCCAGGAAGTGCAGGGGAGCGACCGCTGCGCCTGAACGCCGGGGCGCGCTCCCGGGGGCGCGTGGTGTGCGGCCCGGGCTTGCGGCGCTGCGGCGACCGGCTGCTGGTCACTAAGTGCGGCCGCCTCCGTCACAAGGAGCCCGGCAGTGGCAACGGCGGTGGCGTTTACTGGGTGGACTCGCAGCAGAAGCGG tatgtCCCAGTGAAAGGAGACCATGTGATTGGCATAGTGACAGCTAAGTCTGGAGATATATTCAAAGTGGATGTTGGAGGGAGTGAGCCAGCTTCTTTGTCTTACTTGTCATTTGAAGGTGCAACTAAAAGAAACAGACCAAATGTGCAG GTTGGAGATCTCATCTATGGCCAGTTTGTGGTTGCTAATAAAGATATGGAACCAGAGATGGTCTGTATTGACAGCTGTGGACGAGCCAATGGAATGGGTGTGATTGGACAGGATGGTCTGCTTTTTAAAGTGACTTTGGGCTTAATTAGAAG GCTGCTAGCTCCAGACTGTGAAATCCTACAAGAAGTGGGAAAACTCTACCCACTGGAGATAGTATTTGGAATGAATGGAAGAATATGGGTTAAGGCAAAAACCATTCAGCAGACTTTGATTTTGGCAAACGTTTTAGAAGCCTGTGAACACATGACAGCagatcaaagaaaacaaatcttcTCCAGATTGGCAGAAAGTTGA
- the TRMT10B gene encoding tRNA methyltransferase 10 homolog B, with the protein MDWKLEGSSQKTESHVLQEQEVTLEDTSEDGISESFQLLQIDVECEHQEEMTLPTSNAVWRSKNVQRKQRHWEKIVAAKKSKRRQEKERRKASRVENSGIYPQHSKRFLRSLTKERLLEAKHSGPRLCIDLSMTHHMSKKELSRLAGQIRRLYGSNKKADRPFWICLTGFTTDSPLYEECLRMNDGFSSYLLDITEEDCFSLFPLETLVYLTPDSEHALEDVDLNKVYILGGLVDESIQKKVTFQKAQEHSVKTARLPIQEYMIRRQNGKNYHSEILAINQVFDILSTYFETQNWPEALKKGVSSRKGYTLQNSVE; encoded by the exons ATGGACTGGAAGTTAGAAGGGAGCTCTCAGAAAACAGAGTCACACGTGCTGCAGGAGCAAGAAGTCACCCTAGAGGACACAAGTGAAGATGGCATCTCTGAAAGCTTCCAGCTTCTACAGATTGACGTGGAATGTGAGCATCAAGAGGAGATGACCCTGCCTACAAGCAATGCAGTGTGGCGCTCG AAAAATGtccaaagaaaacagagacactGGGAAAAGATAGTTGCAgcgaagaagagtaaaagaagacaagagaaagaaagaagaaaagccagtCGTGTAGAAAATTCAG GCATCTACCCCCAGCACAGCAAACGTTTTCTGAGATCCTTAACCAAGGAAAGACTTTTGGAAGCCAAACACTCAGGACCAAGACTCTGTATCGATTTGAGTATGACCCACCATATGTCTAAGAAG GAATTAAGTAGACTGGCTGGACAGATCCGAAGGTTGTATGGCTCAAATAAAAAAGCTGACAGGCCATTTTGGATCTGCCTCACTGGATTCACCACAGACAGTCCCCTGTATGAAGAGTGTTTGAGGATGAATGATGGATTTTCTAGTTATCTG CTAGACATAACAGAAGAAGACTGCTTTAGTTTATTTCCTCTGGAAACCCTTGTGTACCTGACTCCTGACTCAGAACATG CTCTTGAAGATGTTGATCTAAACAAAGTTTACATCCTTGGTGGACTTGTGGACGAAAGCATTCAGAAG AAGGTGACATTTCAAAAGGCCCAAGAACACTCTGTCAAGACTGCTCGCTTACCAATCCAGGAATACATGATCAGACGCCAGAATGGGAAGAACTATCATTCAGAGATACTGGCCATCAATCAAG TGTTTGATATTCTGTCCACTTACTTTGAGACTCAAAACTGGCCTGAAGCATTGAAGAAAGGAGTTTCTTCCAGAAAAGGCTATACTCTTCAGAACTCAGTGGAATGA
- the FRMPD1 gene encoding FERM and PDZ domain-containing protein 1 isoform X1, producing the protein MPNVLKVYLENGQTKAFKFEAHTTVKDIILTVKEKLSIRSMEYFALALEEQYNISRLHLLHEEELIQQVVQREESHDYRCLFRVCFVPKDPLDLLKEDPVAFEYLYLQSCSDVLQERFAVEMKCSSALRLAALHIQERIYACAQPQKISLKYIEKDWGIENFISPTLLRNMKGKDIKKAISFHMKRNQNLLEPRQKQLISAAQLRLNYLQILGELKTYGGKIFNATLMLQDRESYIALLVGAKYGISHIINSKLNIMSTLAEFANISRVELTEESEKVSMVKVHLQNIKVLTLLLESNSAKDLACLIAGYYRLYVDPVTSVFLWPGNKQQVHRVSAEEGYGSRACSDSEESSEVDCVLEPLSDRHLLKLGPCRPLVEEEQPPGDSSMPEVAEKGPSTCGASSKTDSAESEASDSANAESRGCRTSGSSESMDALEEDDLDACSSSSSGFFHLGSVGFPENLDSDSQEERSRIETSGFLCLLDLARRANPECQKTEFSESPAPETFSWGPELSAVRLDPRMYEGSQIDYYNLCTNVSPASHLSDSSDSTASRQGRGLAAWAQQGGPEAQPSSTLQALALCLPLALEDGSSDEEYYDAADKLTPPDAFSGLRAASAAETSATSSQNKASTCSPEDSLNPEPGGREPSRRGGVKKYAKTLSKRRSFLKTDYTCQVSFPLKPSASLESVDDVCYYDREPYLVLSAPSPTVSCLQDVQGEPGLLETKALGLLAPLRETKSKNPASRAMEMEPETMETKSVIDSRVFSISAIRLRIDPSHKENSGIAPLTASVASSPANTPHSPNSGLSGPDTAQVELPQTSSPFQDSDGSAPRELAMELGDSTSSLSSADLNPDRVCLTISPGPHNLSEGDTLELEGVQIERGLGSLFTNHMQETAPQDTGSLLSPGDRPRSGECGINSEEKMASFPTKEEQQGQLSLEHDREVTNKNGTNLFHDESEKDPGDPKGDVLNAVQQTVGVSAPSGGMVASLSLEAPVTRTEQTPPHSPRDPQGQSRETPGQACQAQEQKLLAELDLDLGFLLRDQTISSAFPLEEVKAEPPNHVIGEDTTPRDTPQQVCLNPGPSLPEPLPCSQEEPHLEGSNHCSLPGSKDKSPSMCLPNEKSFLCFAPESYPKVSASLRTATSSGFAGVNETVAPRTGMEQCSCQFSYATCFRGLQPETEEEDRGLEAHLTAPLTSPPSAGGQLALPWRPARVHSCSTEPLSRNSHIWPEYCARALRQLKAAPASTPEGFIQLTESLLELQNILEASWGNGNTHPPERCTWHFSESRSRLCMGSQKLLLSCQHVIRMDQSPEEMQGAVRDTFQHLVQLAGLCFQFTACSHCSTRHREAAGNLRDVVYTYHQFVEAAKLTCERGYHDLSVKLLARQCTALTAAVFCLTQKFWFSTAL; encoded by the exons GACATCATCCTCACGGTGAAGGAGAAGCTGTCGATCCGAAGTATGGAGTACTTTGCCCTGGCCCTGGAGGAGCAGTACAACATCTCACGGCTGCACCTGCTGCACGAGGAGGAGCTCATCCAGCAG GTGGTACAAAGGGAAGAGTCACATGACTACCGCTGCCTCTTCAGGGTGTGTTTTGTTCCCAAGGACCCCCTGGACCTCCTGAAAGAAGACCCAGTAGCCTTTGAATACCTCTATCTGCAG AGCTGCAGCGATGTGCTCCAGGAGCGCTTTGCCGTGGAAATGAAATGCAGCTCTGCGCTCCGGCTCGCGGCCCTGCACATCCAGGAGCGGATCTACGCATGTGCCCAGCCACAGAAGATCTCTTTGAAATACATAGA GAAGGATTGGGGAATAGAGAACTTTATATCTCCAACTTTGCTACGAAACATGAAAGGAAAAGACATCAAGAAAGCCATCAGCTTCCACATGAAGAGGAACCAGAATTTGCTGGAACCCAGACAGAAG CAACTTATTTCTGCTGCCCAGCTACGTTTAAATTATCTACAGATCCTTGGGGAACTCAAGACATATGGTGGGAAAATCTTTAATGCTACTTTAATG TTACAGGATAGAGAATCCTACATTGCCCTTCTAGTTGGAGCCAAGTATGGCATTAGCCACATTATCAACAGCAAACTCAACATCATGTCCACGTTGGCGGAGTTCGCAAACATCAGTCGTGTAGAGCTGACAGAAGAGTCTGAGAAAGTGAGCATGGTCAAAGTGCATCTTCAGAACATCAAG GTTCTGACTTTGCTGCTGGAATCCAACAGTGCAAAAGACCTAGCCTGCCTGATTGCTGGGTACTACAGGCTATATGTCGACCCAGTTACCTCCGTTTTCCTCTGGCCGGGAAACAAACAACAGGTGCACCGGGTATCCGCTGAAGAAG GCTACGGATCCAGGGCATGCAGTGACTCCGAGGAGTCCTCTGAAGTGGACTGCGTGTTGGAGCCCCTCTCTGACAGACACCTGCTGAAGCTGGGCCCCTGCAGACCACTTGTAGAAGAGGAGCAGCCTCCTGGGGACAGCTCCATGCCTGAGGTGGCCGAGAAAGGCCCAAGCACCTGCGGGGCCAGCAGCAAAACAGACAGTGCTGAGTCTGAGGCATCGGACTCGGCCAACGCTGAGAGCCGAGGCTGCAGGACCAGTGGCTCAAGCGAGTCCATGGATGCCCTGGAAGAGGATGACCTGGACGCCTGCTCCTCCAGCAGCTCCGGCTTCTTCCACCTGGGCTCAGTAGGCTTCCCAGAGAATCTTGATTCTGACAGCCAAGAGGAGAGAAGCAGGATCGAAACCAGtggctttctctgtctcctgGACCTGGCTCGGAGAGCCAACCCTGAGTGCCAGAAGACAGAGTTTTCTGAGAGTCCCGCTCCTGAGACCTTCAGCTGGGGTCCGGAACTGAGCGCGGTCAGGCTGGACCCCAGGATGTACGAGGGCAGCCAGATTGACTACTACAACCTGTGCACCAATGTCTCCCCCGCCAGCCACCTGAGTGACAGCTCGGACAGCACAGCTTCCCGGCAGGGTCGGGGCCTGGCAGCCTGGGCCCAGCAGGGAGGGCCTGAGGCCCAGCCCAGCTCCACGCTGCAAGCGCTGGCCCTGTGCCTGCCGCTGGCCTTGGAGGATGGCAGTTCGGATGAGGAATACTATGATGCAGCTGACAAGCTCACACCCCCAGATGCCTTCTCAG GGCTCAGAGCTGCTTCTGCTGCAGAAACCAGTGCCACAAGCTCACAGAATAAGGCCAGCACTTGCAGCCCTGAGGACAGCCTGAATCCTGAGCCAGGGGGAAGAGAGCCAAGCAGAAGGGGAGGGGTGAAAAAGTATGCCAAGACCCTGAGCAAAAGAAGGTCTTTCCTAAAGACCGACTACACCTGTCAGGTCTCATTTCCCCTAAAGCCATCAGCCTCCCTGGAGAGCGTGGACGACGTGTGCTACTATGACCGGGAGCCCTACCTGGTCCTCAGTGCACCCTCCCCAACCGTGTCCTGTCTGCAAGACGTGCAGGGTGAGCCTGGCCTCCTGGAGACCAAGGCCCTGGGGCTGCTGGCTCCCCTGAGGGAGACCAAGAGCAAAAACCCAGCCTCCCGGGCCATGGAGATGGAGCCTGAGACCATGGAAACCAAGTCGGTCATCGACTCTCGagtgttttctatttctgccatTCGCCTCCGGATTGACCCCAGCCATAAAGAGAATTCTGGGATTGCCCCTCTGACCGCCAGTGTTGCCAGTTCCCCAGCAAACACTCCTCACAGTCCCAACTCAGGCTTATCTGGCCCAGATACGGCTCAGGTAGAGCTTCCCCAGACCTCATCTCCATTTCAAGACTCGGATGGCAGTGCCCCCCGAGAACTTGCCATGGAGCTTGGGGACAGCACCTCCTCCCTCTCCAGTGCTGACTTGAACCCAGACAGAGTCTGCCTGACCATCAGCCCAGGGCCACATAATCTCTCTGAAGGAGACACACTAGAGCTGGAAGGAGTCCAGATAGAAAGAGGACTGGGATCTCTGTTTACAAATCATATGCAAGAAACTGCCCCCCAGGACACAGGGTCTCTGTTGTCTCCTGGAGACAGGCCTAGAAGTGGTGAATGTGGAATAAATTCAGAAGAGAAGATGGCTTCTTTCCCTACGAAGGAGGAGCAGCAAGGACAACTATCTTTGGAACATGACAGAGAAGTTACAAACAAAAATGGCACCAACTTATTTCATGATGAATCTGAGAAGGATCCAGGTGACCCCAAGGGTGACGTGTTGAATGCTGTTCAACAGACTGTTGGTGTCAGTGCTCCATCTGGTGGCATGGTAGCCTCCCTCTCCTTGGAGGCTCCTGTAACAAGGACTGAACAGACCCCACCACATTCCCCCAGAGACCCCCAAGGACAAAGCAGAGAAACCCCAGGCCAAGCCTGCCAGGCCCAAGAACAAAAACTATTGGCAGAGCTGGATTTAGACCTGGGTTTCTTGCTTAGGGACCAGACCATTTCATCAGCTTTCCCTCTGGAGGAGGTCAAGGCAGAGCCACCTAACCATGTGATAGGGGAAGATACCACCCCTAGGGACACTCCTCAGCAGGTCTGTTTGAATCCAGGGCCTTCTCTGCCAGAGCCACTACCGTGTTCCCAAGAGGAGCCCCACTTAGAAGGTTCAAATCATTGTTCACTGCCAGGAAGCAAAGACAAAAGCCCTAGCATGTGCCTTCCTAATGAGAAGTCTTTCCTGTGCTTTGCCCCAGAAAGCTATCCTAAAGTTTCTGCCAGTCTCAGGACGGCCACATCTTCGGGGTTTGCAGGCGTGAATGAGACTGTGGCCCCTAGAACTGGGATGGAGCAGTGCAGCTGCCAGTTCTCCTATGCCACGTGCTTCCGTGGCCTGCAGCCAGAGACGGAGGAGGAAGACAGGGGCCTGGAAGCACACCTCACAGCCCCCCTCACCTCACCACCCTCTGCAGGAGGCCAGCTGGCCCTGCCCTGGAGGCCTGCCCGGGTCCACAGCTGCAGCACTGAGCCCCTGTCGAGGAACAGCCACATCTGGCCAGAGTACTGCGCCAGGGCTCTGAGACAGCTGAAAGCTGCCCCTGCAAGCACCCCCGAGGGCTTCATCCAACTCACGGAGAGCTTGCTGGAATTACAGAACATTTTAGAAGCTTCCTGGGGAAATGGGAACACGCACCCTCCCGAGAGGTGCACCTGGCACTTTTCTGAAAGCCGGAGCCGCCTCTGCATGGGCTCCCAAAAGCTCCTGTTGAGCTGTCAGCACGTGATCAGAATGGACCAGTCCCCCGAGGAGATGCAGGGTGCTGTGCGCGACACCTTCCAGCACCTGGTCCAGCTGGCCGGCCTGTGCTTCCAGTTCACAGCCTGCAGCCACTGCTCCACCCGACACAGAGAGGCAGCGGGGAACCTGAGGGATGTGGTGTACACCTACCACCAGTTTGTGGAGGCCGCTAAGCTCACCTGTGAGAGAGGCTACCATGACCTGAGTGTGAAACTCTTGGCCCGTCAGTGTACGGCCCTCACAGCTGCTGTATTCTGTTTGACCCAGAAGTTCTGGTTCTCCACTGCCCTGTGA